In a genomic window of Zingiber officinale cultivar Zhangliang chromosome 9B, Zo_v1.1, whole genome shotgun sequence:
- the LOC122024649 gene encoding NAC domain-containing protein 79-like translates to MEEILPPGFRFHPTDEELITYYLTRKVTELGFSTRAMADVDLNKCEPWDLPGKASMGEKEWYFFSMKDRKYPTGLRTNRATESGYWKTTGKDKEIFHCGVLVGLKKTLVFYKGRAPKGEKTCWVMHEYRLHTNCPTKEEWVVCRVFKKSSTAKNHDHPDSLAMPALLESPCNTASLSELGEIDVSAFNNLVHNSNPSSMAMQINEGMYGDSGSNVKLDDVNMQTNWMMNGQGSVPWAAAAALFGAGFAAPNPAMLKALALSGPEHPINAASVSHFMAQGAASSSKGVGCAEQQQAQLFNQEPAWRDY, encoded by the exons ATGGAGGAGATCCTTCCTCCAGGGTTTAGATTCCACCCCACCGATGAGGAGCTCATCACTTACTATCTCACCCGGAAGGTGACGGAGCTGGGTTTCTCCACCAGAGCCATGGCCGACGTCGACCTCAACAAGTGCGAGCCATGGGACCTGCCGG GGAAGGCGAGCATGGGGGAGAAGGAGTGGTATTTCTTCAGTATGAAGGACCGGAAGTACCCGACCGGGCTGCGGACGAACCGGGCAACCGAGTCGGGCTACTGGAAGACGACGGGcaaagataaggagatcttccaCTGCGGGGTGTTAGTGGGGTTGAAGAAGACCCTGGTGTTCTACAAGGGCAGGGCTCCTAAGGGCGAGAAGACTTGTTGGGTCATGCACGAGTACAGGCTCCACACCAACTGCCCCACTAAG GAGGAATGGGTGGTGTGCAGGGTGTTCAAGAAGAGCTCCACGGCGAAGAATCATGATCACCCGGATTCCCTCGCCATGCCTGCCTTGCTCGAATCGCCTTGCAACACCGCGTCTCTGAGCGAACTCGGCGAGATCGACGTCTCGGCGTTCAACAATCTGGTGCACAATTCTAATCCCAGCTCCATGGCGATGCAGATTAACGAAGGCATGTACGGCGACAGCGGCAGCAACGTCAAGCTGGACGACGTGAACATGCAGACGAACTGGATGATGAACGGGCAGGGCTCTGTTCCGTGGGCTGCGGCAGCTGCTTTGTTTGGAGCAGGCTTCGCGGCTCCAAATCCGGCAATGCTGAAGGCCTTGGCGCTCTCCGGCCCAGAGCATCCGATCAATGCAGCAAGTGTGAGTCATTTTATGGCGCAAGGAGCTGCTTCTTCTTCTAAAGGGGTGGGCTGTGCAGAACAACAACAAGCGCAGCTATTCAATCAGGAACCAGCTTGGAGGGACTACTGA